One Gemmatimonadaceae bacterium DNA window includes the following coding sequences:
- a CDS encoding SAM-dependent chlorinase/fluorinase — protein sequence MRPTPTSPITLLTDFGTADGYVAEMKGVLLTLAPESPIVDLSHDVPPQDVELARLTIARYWRRFPEGTVHLAVVDPGVGTTRACLAVESDRRFLVGPDNGILSPALLLAGARAVALPIPPSASRTFHGRDVFAPAAAALANGHPLDALGPVHESPLVRRTKEAVRREDGAVLGEVIAIDRFGNAITNLLGARAGVVAASGRPVPIRATYADVPVGAPVAISGSTGLLEIAVREGNAAKVLNLSRGATVVWYRA from the coding sequence ATGCGCCCCACGCCGACCTCGCCCATTACCCTGCTCACCGACTTCGGGACGGCGGACGGCTACGTCGCCGAGATGAAGGGGGTGCTCCTCACGCTCGCCCCGGAGTCGCCGATCGTCGACCTGTCGCACGACGTTCCGCCGCAGGACGTGGAACTCGCGCGGCTGACGATTGCGCGCTACTGGCGCCGCTTTCCCGAGGGGACGGTGCACCTGGCGGTGGTGGACCCTGGGGTGGGGACGACGCGCGCCTGCCTGGCGGTGGAGAGCGATCGCCGCTTCCTCGTGGGTCCCGACAACGGGATCCTGTCGCCGGCGTTGCTGCTGGCGGGGGCGCGCGCGGTGGCGCTCCCCATTCCGCCGTCGGCGTCGCGCACCTTTCACGGGCGCGACGTCTTTGCCCCCGCGGCCGCGGCGCTGGCCAACGGACACCCGCTCGATGCCCTGGGCCCCGTGCACGAGTCGCCGCTGGTGCGCCGCACCAAGGAGGCGGTGCGCCGCGAGGACGGCGCCGTGCTGGGCGAGGTGATCGCGATCGACCGGTTCGGGAACGCCATCACCAACTTGTTAGGCGCGCGCGCCGGCGTGGTGGCCGCCAGCGGGCGTCCGGTCCCGATTCGCGCCACCTACGCCGACGTCCCGGTGGGCGCGCCGGTGGCCATCAGCGGCTCCACCGGACTGCTGGAGATTGCCGTGCGCGAAGGGAACGCGGCAAAGGTGCTCAACCTGTCGCGCGGCGCGAC
- a CDS encoding MATE family efflux transporter, whose product MSVAAGALVDDALPRVIRRVAIPAVASNLLMTLFASMDAYWVGTRIGPTGLAAVSTGIFWVWLVVSIAEGVALGVTALAARRHGEGRPEEAARVAGGALFFALALGAVVGLAGAFSVGALFAFMQTPPEVTALARDYLRTYFLGLPLIYGFFCVDATFRASGDTRTPLLLLSVSVACTLLLDPVLILGLGPAPRLGIEGAAVALVATRGAAFAIGVWLLRRRGMLLAPGRHVGVEALHLSELHDTPPAPVAARGSTPTSALPRIGDVRAILLVAQRVLRIGLPTAVTGVIFSFIYVAMTRTTTHFGTPALAALGLGHRIESWLYMFGVGFGATAAAVVGQNLGARRVERAERAGWITMAFAMAPALVMAIASLAIPETLARVFTNDPTVVDETALYLRINALSQLLLPAEVVLEGALGGAGDTVPPMITSTALTAMRIPLAAWWASLWGPVGIWWAISVTAAGRGVAMMLLWRSGRWKRKTV is encoded by the coding sequence ATGAGCGTCGCCGCGGGGGCGCTGGTCGACGACGCGCTTCCGCGGGTCATCCGGCGCGTCGCCATCCCGGCGGTCGCGTCCAACCTCCTCATGACGCTGTTCGCGTCGATGGACGCGTACTGGGTCGGGACGCGCATCGGCCCCACTGGGCTCGCCGCCGTCTCGACCGGGATCTTCTGGGTCTGGCTCGTGGTCTCGATCGCCGAAGGGGTCGCCCTCGGCGTCACCGCACTCGCGGCGCGCCGGCACGGCGAAGGGCGTCCCGAGGAGGCGGCGCGCGTGGCCGGCGGGGCGCTGTTCTTCGCCCTCGCCCTCGGCGCCGTGGTGGGGCTGGCGGGGGCGTTCAGCGTCGGAGCGCTCTTCGCCTTCATGCAGACGCCGCCTGAGGTCACGGCGCTCGCGCGCGACTACCTGCGCACGTACTTCCTGGGGCTCCCGCTCATCTATGGCTTCTTCTGTGTCGACGCGACGTTCCGCGCGTCGGGCGACACGCGCACGCCGCTCCTCCTCCTCTCGGTCTCGGTGGCGTGCACGCTCCTCCTCGACCCGGTGCTCATCCTCGGCCTGGGGCCGGCCCCTCGCCTGGGGATCGAGGGGGCGGCCGTGGCACTGGTGGCCACGCGCGGTGCGGCATTCGCGATCGGGGTCTGGCTCCTGCGCCGGCGCGGAATGCTCCTCGCCCCCGGACGGCATGTCGGCGTCGAGGCGTTGCACCTGTCGGAACTGCACGACACGCCGCCGGCGCCCGTCGCCGCGCGCGGCAGCACGCCAACCAGCGCGCTGCCGCGCATTGGCGATGTGCGCGCCATCCTGCTGGTTGCACAGCGCGTGTTGCGCATCGGGCTCCCCACCGCGGTGACCGGGGTGATCTTCTCGTTCATCTACGTGGCGATGACGCGGACCACGACGCACTTCGGGACGCCGGCGCTGGCCGCGCTGGGGCTGGGGCACCGCATCGAGAGCTGGCTCTACATGTTCGGCGTCGGCTTCGGCGCCACCGCTGCCGCGGTCGTTGGGCAGAACCTCGGCGCCCGCCGGGTGGAACGTGCCGAGCGCGCGGGGTGGATCACGATGGCGTTCGCGATGGCGCCGGCGCTGGTCATGGCCATCGCCTCACTCGCCATTCCCGAGACGCTGGCGCGCGTCTTCACCAACGACCCCACGGTGGTGGACGAGACGGCGTTGTACCTGCGGATCAACGCGCTGTCGCAGCTCCTCCTCCCCGCGGAAGTGGTGCTGGAGGGGGCGCTGGGCGGGGCGGGCGACACCGTGCCGCCCATGATCACCTCAACCGCGCTGACGGCGATGCGCATCCCATTGGCGGCGTGGTGGGCATCGCTATGGGGGCCGGTGGGGATCTGGTGGGCCATCTCGGTCACGGCGGCGGGGCGCGGGGTGGCAATGATGCTCCTCTGGCGCAGCGGGCGGTGGAAGCGCAAGACTGTGTGA
- a CDS encoding Mrp/NBP35 family ATP-binding protein, translating to MATTLQARIGAALAAIRNPRTGEDVLTSQMVRDIGTTLEGKVHLTVVLAPSDDATLVRTVRQAVEAVEGVSSVQVAVRDPSELAPGRGAAAATGAGGRPNGAGGAPRALPVMDDRPAAPRPSAPQPVPYPQLGRIIAVSSGKGGVGKSTIAVNLAVALARRGLRVGLMDADIYGPNVPRMMGVDGAPLVQDEKIIPHQAHGVKLISLGLLIERDQPAIWRGPIVMKITTQFLRDVDWGQLDFFIVDMPPGTGDAQLSLVQATQVTGAVIVTTPQEVAVGDALRGVRMFQRTGVPVLGIVENMSWFECPHCGKPTALFGTGGGQKLADECELPLLAQVPLYPRVMEGGDTGRPVVEADAASPAAKALTALADRLAASLGAMA from the coding sequence ATGGCCACCACCCTTCAGGCACGCATTGGCGCCGCGCTCGCGGCGATCCGGAACCCTCGCACCGGCGAGGACGTCCTCACCTCACAGATGGTGCGCGACATCGGGACGACGCTCGAGGGAAAGGTGCACCTGACGGTGGTGCTGGCGCCCAGCGACGATGCCACGCTGGTGCGCACCGTGCGGCAGGCGGTGGAAGCGGTGGAGGGGGTGAGCTCGGTGCAGGTGGCGGTGCGCGACCCCTCGGAGCTTGCCCCGGGGCGTGGTGCCGCGGCCGCTACCGGTGCCGGAGGGCGCCCCAATGGCGCGGGCGGTGCGCCACGCGCGCTCCCGGTGATGGATGACCGTCCCGCCGCCCCGCGCCCCAGCGCTCCGCAGCCGGTCCCCTATCCGCAGTTGGGGCGCATCATCGCCGTCTCGTCAGGCAAGGGCGGGGTGGGGAAGTCGACGATCGCGGTGAACCTCGCGGTGGCGCTGGCGCGTCGCGGGTTGCGTGTGGGGCTCATGGATGCCGACATCTACGGCCCCAACGTCCCGCGGATGATGGGGGTGGACGGGGCGCCGCTGGTCCAGGACGAGAAGATCATCCCGCACCAGGCGCACGGGGTGAAGCTCATCTCGTTAGGGCTCCTCATCGAGCGCGACCAGCCGGCCATCTGGCGCGGCCCGATCGTCATGAAGATCACGACGCAGTTCCTCAGGGACGTGGACTGGGGACAGCTCGATTTCTTCATCGTCGACATGCCGCCGGGCACGGGCGACGCGCAGCTCTCGCTGGTGCAGGCCACGCAGGTGACGGGAGCGGTGATCGTCACCACGCCGCAGGAGGTCGCCGTTGGCGATGCGCTGCGCGGCGTGCGGATGTTCCAGCGCACCGGGGTCCCCGTGCTGGGGATCGTCGAGAACATGTCGTGGTTCGAGTGCCCGCACTGCGGCAAGCCCACGGCGTTGTTCGGCACCGGCGGCGGGCAGAAGCTGGCCGACGAGTGCGAACTCCCCCTCCTCGCGCAGGTCCCGCTCTATCCGCGCGTGATGGAAGGGGGCGATACCGGGCGTCCGGTGGTGGAGGCCGATGCGGCGTCGCCGGCCGCGAAGGCGCTCACCGCGCTGGCCGACCGCCTGGCCGCGTCGTTAGGCGCGATGGCATGA
- a CDS encoding bifunctional oligoribonuclease/PAP phosphatase NrnA — protein MTGLLAVPAPRREAIARIAETLRTTPLVALTTHINADGDAAGSVSALARLLPQIGVRAIVVNPTPWPSIFTYLLGPDITDATAKGPSALRAVNGVVALDVSDMKRLGGLADTVRTLKVPRIVIDHHVPTEEPAGEIVFDDVAACATGELLFDFAAELDLDITPAIAEALYTAILTDTGGFRYSNTTPRCHAIAATLLAKGVDPEEMYRRIYASVSPGRLLLLRDSLHSLGHDATHGISWICVTADALDRYEVSPEDLDGIVEHPRSIAGTRLALFFRDLGYGKVKVSFRSTGDVDVNRFAREFGGGGHAKASGALITGSLDAVRDRVVEAARAYVGELAPTP, from the coding sequence TTGACCGGACTGCTCGCCGTCCCCGCTCCCCGTCGTGAGGCGATCGCGCGTATCGCCGAGACGCTTCGCACGACGCCCCTGGTGGCGCTGACGACGCATATCAACGCCGATGGCGACGCCGCAGGCTCCGTGTCTGCCCTGGCGCGCCTGCTGCCACAGATTGGCGTTCGCGCCATCGTCGTGAACCCGACACCGTGGCCCTCGATCTTCACCTATCTCCTGGGGCCGGACATCACCGACGCGACCGCGAAGGGTCCCTCGGCGCTTCGCGCGGTGAATGGCGTCGTGGCGCTCGACGTGAGCGACATGAAGCGCCTGGGCGGCCTGGCCGACACGGTGCGCACGCTCAAGGTCCCGCGCATCGTGATCGACCATCACGTCCCCACCGAGGAGCCGGCGGGCGAGATCGTCTTCGACGACGTTGCCGCCTGCGCCACCGGAGAGCTGCTGTTCGACTTTGCGGCGGAACTCGACCTCGACATCACGCCGGCGATTGCCGAGGCGCTCTATACGGCGATCCTCACCGATACCGGCGGCTTTCGCTACTCGAACACCACGCCGCGCTGTCACGCGATTGCGGCAACGCTTCTCGCCAAGGGGGTCGATCCCGAGGAGATGTACCGTCGCATCTACGCGTCGGTGTCGCCGGGGCGCCTCCTGCTGCTGCGCGACTCGCTGCACTCGCTTGGGCACGACGCGACGCACGGGATCTCGTGGATCTGCGTGACCGCCGATGCGCTGGACCGCTACGAAGTGAGCCCGGAGGACCTGGACGGGATCGTGGAGCATCCGCGGTCGATTGCCGGGACGCGCCTTGCGCTTTTCTTCCGCGACCTGGGCTACGGCAAGGTGAAGGTGTCGTTCCGCAGCACCGGCGATGTAGACGTGAACCGCTTCGCGCGCGAGTTCGGCGGTGGCGGTCACGCGAAGGCATCGGGGGCGCTGATCACGGGATCGCTGGACGCCGTGCGCGATCGCGTGGTCGAGGCGGCCCGCGCCTACGTCGGGGAACTCGCCCCGACGCCGTAG